In Patescibacteria group bacterium, one genomic interval encodes:
- the purM gene encoding phosphoribosylformylglycinamidine cyclo-ligase — translation MAITYKESGVNVELGDAAVQRIIPHVKTTFTPRVLTGLGLFGSLYEITDLVKDYKEPVLVQSIDGVGTKMAIAGMMNMYDQAGRDMVAHSCNDVLCQGAKPLTFLDYVATAKLEPDILEDLVRGMSEECAQYGMSLVGGETAEMPGTYTEGEWDLAGAVLGVVEKSKIIDGSKIQVGDALIGLGSEGLHTNGYSLARKVFFDIKKFTVRDVMAELPQSVGALLMKPHKNYTKHVLPILDKYEVHGLAHITGGGLIKNIPRILPAHCSAQITKGSWEILPIFEAIQQFGEVPEDDMYVTLNMGIGMVVVVPAAHRDQILAEFKAQADLKTYLIGEVIAGKKDVCFV, via the coding sequence ATGGCAATCACATATAAAGAATCAGGCGTTAATGTTGAACTCGGCGATGCAGCCGTACAGAGAATAATTCCGCATGTGAAAACCACTTTCACTCCAAGGGTTTTAACTGGTTTAGGTTTGTTCGGTTCACTTTATGAAATAACCGATTTGGTAAAAGACTATAAAGAACCGGTGTTAGTACAAAGTATCGATGGTGTTGGTACCAAAATGGCTATCGCCGGTATGATGAATATGTACGATCAAGCGGGCCGTGATATGGTAGCGCATAGTTGTAATGATGTGTTGTGTCAGGGGGCTAAACCACTCACCTTTTTAGATTATGTCGCCACTGCCAAATTAGAACCTGACATACTGGAAGATTTAGTCAGAGGTATGTCGGAAGAATGTGCTCAGTATGGTATGTCTTTAGTGGGCGGTGAAACAGCGGAGATGCCCGGTACATACACCGAAGGCGAGTGGGATCTAGCTGGCGCTGTGTTGGGCGTGGTGGAAAAATCTAAAATTATTGATGGCAGTAAAATTCAAGTGGGTGATGCCTTAATTGGTTTAGGTTCAGAAGGTTTACACACCAACGGTTATTCATTAGCCCGCAAAGTATTTTTTGATATTAAAAAATTTACCGTGCGCGACGTCATGGCGGAATTACCACAATCAGTGGGTGCGTTATTAATGAAACCACATAAAAATTACACCAAACATGTGCTACCGATTTTAGATAAATATGAGGTGCATGGTTTGGCGCATATTACCGGTGGTGGGTTGATAAAAAATATTCCCAGAATTTTACCAGCGCATTGTTCAGCGCAAATAACCAAAGGCAGTTGGGAAATATTACCGATTTTTGAAGCGATTCAGCAATTTGGTGAGGTACCAGAAGATGATATGTATGTCACCTTAAATATGGGCATTGGTATGGTGGTGGTGGTTCCAGCCGCACACCGTGATCAAATATTAGCTGAGTTTAAAGCCCAAGCTGATTTAAAGACGTATTTAATTGGTGAAGTTATTGCCGGTAAAAAAGACGTATGTTTCGTGTAG